GCATTGACTACATTGCGCCAGCGCGGCAGCCAACCTGTTTGCGCGCGCCGGCGATTCGCATAAACGGGCTGCGGATCGATCCCGAACCGCTGGAAATCGAGCAACGCGCGGCGCATCTGATATGACGAAGTGACGAGAATGCGTGCGTCGTCATACTGTGGGCGTAGTATAGATGCAGTGAATTTCGCGTTTTCGTAGGTTGTGCGGCTATCCGGTTCCAGAACGAGGTCTGCGGGCGCGACACCTTCGGCGACGAGTTGGCGCCCGTATACGGCAGCCTCGGATTCGCCGTGATGCTGCGGGTCGCCGCCCGACATCACCACGGTGCAGTGCTCGGCTTGCTGCCGGCAGGTGCGGTAGAGCGCTGCGACCTTGTGGATGCGAGCGGTTCCGTCAGGTGGCGGCCGCAGCCCGGAATCGGTGCGCTTCGTACCGGCGCCGATGAGAATCAGTGTGGTCCGTCCATGCATGTCCGGGTGCTCGACGGGTGTGACGCCCGCCTCGGTCCAGGCGA
This region of Burkholderia contaminans genomic DNA includes:
- a CDS encoding YdcF family protein, giving the protein MILFDSFVLLFICFMLFRKRRRIISIAAVALFWLLATGWLAAPLIAWTEAGVTPVEHPDMHGRTTLILIGAGTKRTDSGLRPPPDGTARIHKVAALYRTCRQQAEHCTVVMSGGDPQHHGESEAAVYGRQLVAEGVAPADLVLEPDSRTTYENAKFTASILRPQYDDARILVTSSYQMRRALLDFQRFGIDPQPVYANRRRAQTGWLPRWRNVVNAEQALHELVGIAQFHVYRWLGWF